DNA from Aquaspirillum sp. LM1:
CCATTGCAGGGTATCCACCTGGCGATGCTTGAACCAGCTGAACGCAACCTGGGCAACGGTGGCGGCCATGGCGACAGCGGTGGCGATATAGATGTCGCGAGTGATGTAGAACGCGGCAAAAAACAGGATGACCGGGAACAGGTCGAAGAGAAATTTCATAGCGTCTGATTATGCCGCCAAGCTCTTTTGCTTGGCAAGTTCAGATATGCGCTTTTGCCCGAGGCAAGGCCGAAAACAGCTGGCCCCACCGCAGGTATTGTTTCGCTCAGCGCCGGTTTTCCTCAATGTCTGTCCAGGCTTTTTGCAGCCGTTTTACCGACACCGGGAACGGGGTTTTCAGCTCCTGGGCAAACAGCGACACACGCAGCTCTTCAATCAGCCAGCGGAAGTCGCGCAGGCCCTGGCTGGCACCGTCCAGCGCTTCCGCCTCGGCCAGTTTGGCTTCCCATTGTTTGTATAGCTGGGTGATTTCCGCGCCGCGCTGGCCATCGCGGCTGGGGTTGGCGGCGTATTTTTCCATGCGCAGCTGCTTGGCCTTCAGGTAGCGCGCCAGTTGCGACAGGCTGTCCCACGGGGTGGCGGCCAGAAAGCCGGGGTAGACCAGCTGGCCAATTTCGCTGCGCAGCGCCGGGCCAAGCTTGTGCCGTTCGGCCAGATTCAGGGTTTTCTGGTATTCGGCAGCGATGTCGGCCAGGTAGCGGTTGACGGCTTCAGTCACTGCCGGCAGGCGGGCGCGGGCGCGCTTGTTTTGCTCGTTAAAGGCTTTTTCTGTGCGCGGCAGCGGGTCTTCGCCAATAAAGGCGCGGTCGCAGATGGCGGCAATGGCGTCGGCCAGCAAGCCGTCGGTGTGGCCCAGGTTGCGCAGCAGCATGGCGGTCTGGGTGAAATTGCCGGGCAGCCCCTTGTTCAGCTGCTTCATCTGCTCCTTCATGGCGTACTGCAGCAGGCGGATCACCCCGCCGCGCATCGCCGCGTCGGCGGTGTGCGCGGTGTCGAACAGACGCAGCGCCACCCGGTCGTCTTCCACCACCAGCGCCGGAAAACCAGTCAACTGCTGGCGGTTGCGGGCAAATTTCAGCGTGGCCGGCAGGTCGCCAAAGTCCCAGCTGGTGACGGTGTCGCGTTCAAATTCCAGCGAGGTATCGCGGAAGGTGAGCTGGGCCACATCGCCAAACTGGCGTTGCAGCGCCAGCAGGTCACGGCCCATGCCCAGCTCCTGCTTGCCATCGTCCAGCACGCGGATATTCATGCTGGCGTGCGCCGGCAGGGTGTCCGGATGAAAATCCGCCAGCCCCACCGGCGTGCCGGCGGTGCGCTGCACAAATGCGGCCAGCTGGGGCAGCAGCGGGGCCAGCATATCAGGCTGCCGATCAAGAAAACGGGTCACGCTGTCGGGCACCGGCACGCAGGCGCGGCGCAATGGCTTGGCCAGCGACTTGATCAGCAAGGCCAGTTTTTCCCGCAGCATGCCGGGCACCAGCCATTCCAGCTGGCCAGGGTTGAGCCGGTTAAGCAAGGGCAGCGGCACATCCACCGTCACCCCGTCCAGCGGGTGGCCGGGCTCAAAGCGGTAGCGCAGGGTGAGTTCGCCGTCGGCGGTTTTCAGCTTGGGTGGAAACTGTTCTTCGGTAATATGGCTGGCCGCGTGCTGCATCAGGTAATCACGGGTCAGATACAGCAGCTTGGGTGCATCGCGTTCGGCTTCTTTGCGCCAGGCGTCAAAGCCGGCAGCGGTGCAAATATCTGCCGGAATTTTTTCGGCATAAAAATCGAACAGGGTTTGCTCGTCCACCAGCACATCTTGACGACGCGCCTTGTGTTCCAGCTCCTGCACCTGACGAATCAGCGCCTGGTTATGCCGGTAAAACGGTGCCTGGGTATTCAGTTCGCCCGCCGCCAGCGCCTCGCGCAAAAAGATTTCCCGCGCTTCCTGCGGGGCTACCCGGCCATACGACACCGAGCGGCGCGGCACGATATTCAGCCCGTACAGCGTCACCCGCTCGCTGGCCACCACCTCGCCCCGGGCTTTTTCCCAGTGCGGTTCAAAATAATGGTATTTGACCAGATGCGGTGCCAGCGCCTCCAGCCATTCCGGCTGAATGCTGGCCACACAGCGGGCATACAGCTTGCTGGTTTCGGTCAGTTCTGCCGACACAAGCCATTTGGGCCGGGCTTTTTTCAGGCCAGAAGCCGGAAAGATATGAAAATGAATCCCACGCGCGCCCAGATAATCGTCGCCTTCCAGCGATTTCATCCCGACATTGCCCAATAGCCCGGTCAGCAGCGCCTTGTGCAGCGGCTCGTAAGTGGCCGGGGTGTCCTGATTGCGGCGCAGTTTCAGCTCGTCGGCAATCTGGCTCAACTGGGCGTGCAGCTCGCGCCATTCGCGCATGCGCAAATGCGACAAAAAATGGGTGTGGCACAGCTGGATCAGCTGGCGATTGGAGCTTTTGTTTTGCAGCGCTTCGTCAAAAAAATCCCACAGCAATAAAAACGACTGGAAATCAGATTTTTCATCGGTAAAGCGCGCATGCGCACGGGTGGCGGCTTCGCGGGCGTCAAAGGGCCGTTCACGCGGGTCCTGAATCGACAGCACCGAGGCAATGATCAGCATTTCGCGCAGGCAGCCAAACTGCTCGCCGGCCAGCAGCATGCGGCCCACTTTCGGGTCGACCGGAATGCGCGACAGCGACTGGCCCAGTTCGGTGATCTCGCCACGCTCGCTGACCGCGCCCAGTTCGTGCAGCAGCTGGTAGCCGTCGGCAATCAGCCGCGACGACGGTGCTTCCAGAAACGGAAACTCGTCTACCTTGCCCAGCCGCAGCGCCGCCATGCGCAAAATCACCGCCGCCAGGTTGGAGCGGACAATTTCCGGGTCGGTGAACGCTGGTCGGGCGTTAAAATCCTGCTCGGAATACAGCCGGATGCACACCCCGGCCTCCACCCGGCCACAACGGCCCGCGCGTTGACGCGCCGCCGCCTGGCTGATTTTTTCCACCAGCAGCTGCTCGACTTTGGCGCGCGGGCTGTAGCGGTTGATCCGCGCCAGGCCGGTGTCGATTACATACTTGATGCCCGGCACGGTCAGCGAGGTTTCCGCCACATTGGTGGCCAGCACAATGCGCCGCCCGCCCGAAGGCCGGAAAATCTTTTGCTGGTCTTCGTTGGACAGGCGGGCAAACAGCGGCAGGATTTCATACGCGGTCAGCCGCGCCTTGCGCAGCTGCTCGGCGGTGTCGCGGATTTCCCGCTCGCCGGGCAAAAACACCAGAATATCGCCGGGGCCATGGCGGGCCAGTTCTTCCACCGCTTCGACAATTGCCGCTTCCATGTCCAGCTCATGCTGGTCTTCGTCGCGCTCGTCCAGTGGCCGGTAGCGCACTTCCACCGGAAAGGTGCGGCCAGACACTTCCATCACTGGCGCGCCGTCAAAGTGCTGGCTGAAGCGGTCGGCGTCGATGGTGGCCGAGGTGATGATCACTTTCAGGTCGGGCCGGCGCGGCAGCAACTGCTTGAGAAAGCCCAGCAAGAAATCAATATTCAGCGAACGCTCGTGTGCTTCGTCAATAATCAGCGTGTCGTAGGCGCTCAGATAACGGTCGGTTTGCGTTTCCGCCAGCAAGATGCCGTCAGTCATCAGCTTGATATGGCTTCTTTCCGAGCTGCGCTCGGTAAAGCGCACCTTGAAACCCACCACTTCGCCCAGGGTGGATTTCAGCTCCTGGGCAATCCGCGTGGCCACCGAGCGCGCCGCCAGCCGGCGCGGCTGGGTGTGGCCAATCAGCCCGCGCGTGCCGCGCCCCAGCGCCAGGCACAGCTTGGGCAGCTGGGTGGTTTTGCCCGAGCCGGTTTCGCCGCAGACAATCACCACCTGATGGCGCTCAATCGCCGCACGCAAATCGTCCAGCCGCTGGTTAACCGGCAAGGCTGGGTCAAACTCCGGCTGCGGCAAGCTGGCGCGCCGCTCGGCCACCCGCGCACGCGACCGCGCCACCGCCTGCTCCAGCTCGGCAGCCAGCCGGTCGGCAGACTTGCCATCGCGGCGGCGCTGTTCCCACTGGCGGATGCGGGACAGCAAGGCATGGCGGTCGCGCGCCAGACAATCATCAAGGGCGCGTTTGAGGTCGGAGGGGGTGGTCATTGCGGGCAGAAAGTGGCGGAAAACCGGGCATTATACGATGGTGTGGGTAGGGTGGGTGAGTGGCGAGCGTCTTGCAAAAAGCACTGACGCCGAATACTGAACCATCCATCCTGTCTTCCTGACGGTACGCTTCGTACCTGACGTCACCCGTCAGTCATGTAAGGCAATTGTCGTATTCAGACCCAACATGACTTTGACCACACAATCATTTCACGTTTATTTCATAAAAAAACTTTCGGTGAAAGATCGGTTTTGCAATCAGCTCGATCAAGTTGCAGTGCTATGCCAGCGCTGGGCAGCGCTCATGAGCCTGTCTGTTGACCCGAAGTAAACAGGTTTATCCCTACTGTTCACCGCGCCACTGGCTACTTTGGTCAGCAGCGCTTTTTCATTTGCACAGCAGTTCGAATGCACTTTTCTCCATCACGTGCACCCCCGCTGCCCGCGCCTGGGCGAGTTTGGCCTCGCCCGCTCGGGGCCCGGCCACCAGCACAGTCAGGTTTTTGGTGATGGACTTGCGCACGCGCCAGCGATGCGCGTCGGCCAGTTGTTCCAGCTCGTCGCGCTCGGCGCGGGAAAAGCCGGTGAACAGCACTTCGCCCACCTGCTCTGCTGCCGGGGCGGGCGCTGGAGTGGCCTGCGGGGCCGGCTTGCCTGGGGCTGGTTTGGCTTTGGGTTTGGCCAGGCCACGCGCCCATGTCCAGGGTTCCTGAACCTCACCGCTGATTTCTGAGGTGATGTCGCCCTGCACACGGTCGAGGCGAAATGTGCGGGTGGCGCGCCGGTTCAGGCATAGCCCCTGAAAACACTGGCCATCCAGCTGGCGAACCACCACCCGGCGGTCGGAGTATTCGCCGGTGGCGTCGATGTAGGCAAATTGTACGGTGTCGAGCTGACGGCCTTCGAGGTAGGGCAGTGCTGCCCGGCTGGCCGCTCGGCGGGGTGGGGGGTGAGCCGGCAGGCGGATGCCGGCCAGATTCTGGAGCTGGTCTTCGATGGATTGGCGCTGGCCGGTGCTCAGCGCGCCTTTGGCCAGGGCATCGCCCAGTTGGGTGGCCAGACGGCGAATGCTGGGTTCTGCGTCCAGCGCCGGCTGGGCACTCAGCCAGGTGTGCAGCGCTTCAAGCTCGTCTTCTTCCACCAGGCCGTCTGCCAGGATGTTCTGGCAGTGCTGGCGCAGTTGGTCGCGCAGGACGGCCACTGGGTGTGGCGCAGGTAGCGGCGCGCGTTTGTCAGGGCGATAGGCGGGTGCTGCTGGCTGGGCAGGTGGTGGGGTTTTTGGCGTGCGCCAGCGCACCCATAGCCATATTCCACCGGCCAATCCGGCCAGCGTCAGTATTTCGCCAATTTCCATTTTCACCTCTTGCTTTGATTCAAATCGTTATTGTTGTGACCTCACACTACCAGCGCACTTCCCAGTCTTCCTCCCCTACCACCAGGCTGCACGCCAGCCGCCAGCGTTCCGGGCTGTCGTCAATCTGCTCTTGCGCCTGGGTGCTGGCATCAATCAGGCCGTGGCGAGCCTGCACATTGCGTTCCTTGCGTGACCACGGCCAGTCGCGCGGCTGCTGGGCGTGGCATATGCGGACCTGGCAGGCGCAGCAGGTGCCATGGCCGCAGCGCCAGTACAAGGGCACATCCGCGCGACGCACCACGTCAATCAGCACTTCTCCCGGTTCCGCCTGCAAGACGGCAGGGGCAGGCAGTGCCGGGTGAATGAAGGTGATGGTGGGCACGGCCAGTGGAATCAGGCCAGCAGGGCAGACAGCGGCAGATAGTCCACCAGATCGCCCGGCTTGATGGTCTGGTTAGGCCCCACCCGCACCAGACCATCAGCCCAGGCCACCGACGTGAGCACGCCTGCGCCTTGTTTCGGGAAGGCTTCCAGCGTCACGCGGCCTTCGGATACCACCTGGCGCACGCGCAGAAACTCGGTGCGCAGCGGATCCTTGCGCGGCCATTCAAAGCCCGCCGGCAAGCGGGTTACCGGCCAGGGCTGCACGTCGAGACGGCCCTGGCGCGCCTTGATGAATGGGGCGATCAACAGCAAGAAGGTGACGTAGCCCGACACCGGGTTGCCCGGCAGCCCAACAAAATCCGCCTCGCCAATCCGGCCAAACGCCAGCGGTTTGCCCGGCTTGATGGCAATTTTCCACAAGTCCAGCTGGCCTTCACGCTCGACGGCGTGCTTGACATGGTCTTCTTCGCCCACCGATACCCCGCCGCAGGTCAGCACCAGATCGCTGGTGGCGGCGGCATCGGCCAGCGCCAGCCGGGTGGCGGCCAGGCTGTCGGGCACAATGCCCAGGTCACGCACCTGGCAGCCCAGGGTTTCCAGCAGGCCGCGCAGCCAGTAGCGGTTGGAGTTGTAAATCTTGCCGGCACTCAGCGTTTCGCCCGGCTCGGCCAGCTCGTCGCCCGTGAAGAATACCGCCACTTTCAGCGGGCGCAACACATCCAGGTAGGCGCAGCCAATCGATGCCGCCAGGCCGAGATCTGCCGGCGACAGCCGGGTACCCGCGCTAAGCACCACGCTGTCCTTGCTGATGTCTTCGCCGCTGCGGCGAATATTCTGCCCCGGCTTGGCCGCTGCGCTAAAGCGCACCTTGTCGCCATCCGGGTGCGCCTGCTCCTGCATGATCACCGCGTCAGCGCCCGCCGGAATGGGTGCGCCGGTAAAAATCCGCGCCACGCTGCCTTCGGCCAGCGGGCCAGGCACAGCACCCGCCGGAATGCGCTGGGAAATTGGCAGCATGCGCTCCGGCTGGATATCGCTGCTGCGTACGGCGTAGCCGTCCATGGCGCTGTTGTCGCACGGCGGCACATCCACGCTGGCGCGGATATCCTGCGCCAGCACGCAGCGGCGGGCATGCAGCAGATGCTGATTTTGGGTGTCGGTGATTGGGCGGGCACGGTCAAGCAGAAACTCCAGGGCGGCCTCAACGGCCAGCATGGCGGGTGCAGTCATGGCAGTACACTCATTCGGATAAATTGGAGAATGCCTTCCACGTCATTGCGGGAAAAGCAGGGCACCGGGCAATCCGGCAGCGGCGCATCACAGGCTACTGCCAGCACGTCCGGGTCGTCGGGATACAGCGGCGGGCGCTGCAAGGCCGGGTCGAACACTTCAATCTTGGCCAGGCCGCGTTCGTGCTTGAAGCCTTCCACCAGCACCAGCCGGCAGGGCTGCAAGGCAGCCAGATGCTCAATCAGCGGTAAATCATTGGCAGCGGGCAGTTCTTCAATCAGCATTCGCCGGCGCGCAGCGGCCAGCATCACCTGGCGAGCCCCCGCCTGGCGATGCCGCCAGCTGTCACGGCCCGGGGTGTCTGGATCGACATCGTGATGGGTGTGCTTGATCACGGCCAGATCCACGCCGTCTGCGCTTAATCGGGTAATCAGTTTTTCCAGCAGGGTGGTTTTACCACTACCGGAATAACCAGCAAGGGCCAGGACTTTCATCGTGTTCCGTTCGGCAAGGAGGGCAGGCAGGCACACCGGCGCAATCAACCGACACACCCCGGCAGGGCCAGTGGCATGCCAGCAAAGCCATCAGCATATCACACGCCCAGCAGGCGTCAGCATGCACCCGGACAGTCACAGCGTCCTTGACCTGCATCATACCGCAGAACGTTCAGCACAACGGCCTATAGCGGCAAATGGGCATCCACCACGCACAGGATGCGGCCTGCTCGTGGTGGATGCCCATTTTACCCTGGCTGACCGGGTGATCAATCGTTCTTGAACACTTCGTGGCAAGCCTTACAGGTTTTTTGTGCCGCGCCAAATGCCGGGCGGATTTGCGCCAGGTCGCCGCCCTTGGCGGCATCGGCCAGCTTGGCAATCAGCACCTGATGCTCATCAGCGGCTTTTTTGAATTCAGCCGGCTTGGTCCATACTTCCGGGCGGGATTCGGTTTTGCCCTTGTCGCTGCCTGCCGGGAAATATTGCCACGGCTGTTTGGACAGATCGACCATCTGCGCGGCCAGCGCGGCAAACTCATCCTTGTTATATGGCTTTTCGCCCTTCATCACTGCGCCCATGCCCTGGCCGAACACTTTTTTGTATTCCTTGAACACAGCCTTGCGGGCTTCCAGCGGGTCTTTGCCATCGGCGGCCACTGCAGAAAAAGCCACCGTTGCCAGCACAGCTGCCAGCAGGGAAGAAACAACGCGCATCAGACACTCCTTGTCACAATTTGGGGATGGGGCGCTTGCCCATGGCAGGGCGAGCAGGTTTTTGGGGTGATGGCGGCAAGCTTAGCCGGAAAGCATCGCCGCAGGCAACATTATATATTAAAGCATAATGATGGGGTGGTTCAGTTTGCGCCGATGGCGGGGAGGGTACTATCTGAACGCGGCAAAAAGCGTTACACTATAACATATCAGTTATCCACTCCGACTAAAGGCCCGTGCTGTGACGCTGCTTCCTCCCGCTCAGTTCCTGGCTGCCGCAGAAAAACACTGCGCAGCGCGGGGTGCCCGCCTGACGGCATTGCGCCAGAAAATTCTTGCTCTGGTGCTGGCCCGTGGCGGTGTGGTCAAAGCCTATCAGGTGCTGGCCGATTTGCAGGCCGAACGTGGCCAGGCCGCACCGCCCACGGTGTACCGGGCGCTGGATTTTCTGGTGGAACACGGCCTGCTGCACCGGGTAGACGCGCTGAATGGCTATATGGCCTGCCAGCATCTGGACTGCCAGCACCATGGCCTGCTGCTGGTGTGCGAATGCTGTAATGAAGTGGCGGAAATCGACGCCACTTCCAGCCTGGACCAACTGGCCAGCGTGGCGGCGCAGGCCGGTTTTCAACCCCGCCGGCAGGATGTGCTGCTGACCGGCCTGTGCAAGGATTGCCAACCCTCATGATGCCGCGTGTTCCTGTTAATTTGCTGACCGGTTTTCTGGGCACCGGCAAAACCACCGCCTTGCTGCACCTGCTGGCGCACAAACCAGCGGATGAAATCTGGGCGGTGATTGTCAATGAATTTGGCGAAATCGGCATCGACGGTGCCGTGCTCAGCCAGGGCGGTGCCGAAGTGCGCGAAATCGCCGGTGGCTGCCTGTGCTGCGCCACCGGGCCGCAACTGCCCATCACCCTGGCCAAGTTGATTCGGGAAAAACACCCGCAACGGGTGCTGATCGAAGCCAGTGGGCTGGCGCATGCCTCCAATGTGGTGGACGAGCTGCGCCGTGCGCCGCTGGGCGAGGCGCTGGATGTACAGGCGTCAATCACCCTGGTAGACCCGCGTCAGTTTATTGACCCCAATTACCGCCGCCACCCGATTTACCGCGATCAGGTAGAACTGGCCGACGTGCTGGTGGCCAGCAAGGGTGATGTGTGCGATGACGCCACCCTGGCCGAATTTCAGCAGCAGGCCGAGGCGCTGTTTCCGCCCAAAACCCGGATTGCTGCGGTGGCCCATGGTGCCATTGACCCGGCCTGGCTGACCTTGCCCGCCCGCCCGGCTGCCCGCTACCGCCCACGCCTGCCGCCAGCGGAAAGTGGCATGAGCAGTGCCGGCTGGACCTTTGAACCCGGCGTGTGCTTTGACCTGGAGCGTATTGGCACCCTGCTGCGCACCCTGCCCGAGCATGTACCGGGGCTGGTGCGGGCCAAGGCGGTGCTGCGCATGGGGCCGCATACCTGGCTGTGGTTCAACTGGGTGGCCGGCGGCGAATGGGCCGCCACTGAAGTGGCCTGGCGGCGCGACAGCCGCTTTGAGCTGATTGCGCCAGCCGGCGAGTGGGCCAGCGCAGTGGAAGCCGCGCTGGGGCAGGCCATTGCCAGCGTGATGGCCTGAACCCAACCCGTTCACGGCTTTCCCCGGTGGGCTGCCCCACATTTGGCAGGACGTATTTTTCAAACCGGCAGGGCATGCATGCCCATGCCATTGCTTGCATTATTCCACCGCCCCGCTTGATCGGGGCGGAATCATGTCGGGAATACCCATGAAGTTAGCAAGGTTGTCTTCATTCAGTTTGCTGGCCGCATCAGCGGGCCAGCGCGTGCTGCTGGCACTGCTGGCAGTGGCCGGTTTATGGACAGCGGTGATCTGGGCGCTGGCCGGAGGCGCAGCGTGAGCGTTCGCCTGGAAAACCTCACTGTCTCCTACCGGCGGCATCCAGCGGTTCACCATGTGTCCGGCCAGTTTGCCGACGGCCAGGCCACCGCAATTGTCGGGCCAAATGGCGCGGGCAAAAGCACCATCCTGAAGGCGATGATCGGCGCGCAGCGTGCCGATGCCGGGCGGGTGGATCTGGGTGGGTTGTCGCCGGCGCGGATTGCCTACCTGCCCCAGGCCGCGCAGATTGATCGCAGCCTGCCGGTCAGCGTGCTGGATACCGTACTGATGGGGGCCTGGCACCGGATGGGTGCGTTTGGCGCGGCGCGCAGCAGCGACTGGCGCGCGGCCCAGCTGGCGCTGGACGCCGTGGGGCTGGGCGAATTTGCCCAGCGGCCAGTCAGTGCGCTGTCTGCCGGCCAGTTTCAGCGCGTGCTGTTTGCCCGGATTGTGGTGCAGGACGCGCCGCTGATTTTGCTCGACGAGCCGTTTACCGCCATTGATGCGCGCACCACCCACGACCTGCTGCATCTGATTGAACGCTGGCAGCACGAACAGCGCACGGTGATTGCCGTACTGCACGATTTTACCCAGGTGCGCCAGTATTTTCCGTACACCCTGCTGCTGTCGCGCGAGGTGATTGGCTGGGGCCCCACGGCGGAGGTATTGACCGAGGCCAATTTGCAGCGCGCCAGCGCCAATGTGGCGCACTGGCACGAGCAAGCCCCGGTATGCCGGGTGGACGACACAATGCCGGGCAGCGCCCCGGCGGAGAAAACCCGATGAACGAGCTGTATACCCTGCTGGTGCAACCGTTTGTCGAGTTTGGCTTTATGCGCCGCGCCCTGGTGGGCTGCCTGGCGCTGGCGCTGGGCTGCGGGCCGATCGGGCTGTTTCTGGTGATGCGGCGCATGAGCCTGATGGGCGATGCGCTCAGCCACGCCGTACTGCCTGGCGCAGCAGTGGGCTTTATCTTTGCCGGGCTGTCGCTGCCGGCGATGGGGCTGGGCGGTTTTATTGCCGGCATTTCCGTGGCGCTGATTGCCGGGCTGGTCAGCCGTTTTACCAGCGTGCGCGAAGACGCCAGCTTTGCCGCGTTTTACCTGCTGGCGCTGTCGCTGGGCGTGCTGCTGGTGTCCAAGTACGGCAGCAATGTGGACTTGATCCATCTGCTGTTTGGCACCGTGCTGGCAGTGGACGACGCCGCGCTACTGCTGGTGGCCAGTATCGCCACGCTCACCCTGCTCACCCTGGCGGTGATTTACCGCCCGCTGCTGCTGGAAAGCTACGACCCGGCGTTCTTGCAGTCGGTGGGGGTGTCTGGTGGGGTGTATCACCTGATTTTTCTGGTGCTGGTGGTGCTCAATCTGGTGGCCGGGTTTCAGGCGCTGGGCACGCTGATGGCCGTGGGGCTGATGATGCTGCCGGCCATTACTGCCCGGCTGTGGGCGCAAACCGTGGGCGGCATGCTGATTACCGCCATCACCCTGGCGCTGGGCTCCGGCCTGGGCGGGCTATTGTGTTCCTACCACTTCGACCTGCCGTCCGGCCCGGCCATCATCCTGTTTGCCGGCACGCTGTATCTGCTGTCGCTGCTGCTGGCACCGGCGGGTGGCGTGCTGCCCAAACTGATTCGTCAGCGCCATCTGGCACACTGATCCGCTGTTGACTGACTGAAGGCATTGAATTGAAAGGAAACCCGATGCAAAAACCCCTGATTCCGCTACTGCTGGCCTTGCTCAGCACCCCGGCCCTGGCCGACAAGCTGCCGGTGCTGGCCAGCTTCAGCATCATGGCCGACCTGGTGCAGGAAGTGGGTGGCGAGCGCGTGACGGTGAGCAGCCTGGTGGGCCCCGACCAGGATGCCCATGTGTTTCAGCCGGCACCGCAGGATGTGAAAAAACTGGCTGCCGCCAAGGTGTTTGTGGTCAATGGCCTGGGCTTTGAAGGCTGGCTGAACCGGCTGAGCAAATCGTCCGGCTTCAAGGGCCAGACCGTGGTGGCCAGCCAGGGGGTGAAACCGCTGGTCATGGTGGACGACGACCACGACCATGGTCACGATCATGGCCACGCCAGCCAGGACCCGCACGCCTGGCATAACCCGCAAAACGTCAAACTGTACGTGCGCAATATCAGCGCCGCGCTCACTCAGGCCGATCCCGCCGGCAAGGACTACTACAGCCAGCGCGCCCAGACCTACAGCCAGCAGCTGGAGCAGCTGGACAACGACGCCCGCCAGCGCTTTGCCGCCATTCCGGCCAGCCAGCGCAAGGTGCTGACCAGCCACGACGCCTTTGCCTACCTGGCCCAGCGCTATCAAATCCGCTTCCTGTCGCCGCAAGGTGTTTCCACCGAAGCCGAAGCCTCGGCCAAGGGCGTGGCCAAGCTGGTGCGCCAGGTCAAGAGCGAAAAAATCCGCGCGGTGTTTATGGAAAACATGAGCGACAAACGCCTGCTGGAGCAGCTCAGCCGCGAAGCCGGGGTGCAGATTGGCGGCAAGCTGTACGCCGATGCGCTGTCGCCCGCCAACGGCCCGGCGGCCAGCTATGTGCAGTTGTTCAAGCACAATGTTGACGGCTTGTGGGGGGCGATGAAGTAAGCGAGCCGATGGGGGCGAATCATGCATGGCTGGCTGCTTTGGCGTGCGCAGGCTGGGTTTCCC
Protein-coding regions in this window:
- a CDS encoding metal ABC transporter ATP-binding protein → MSVRLENLTVSYRRHPAVHHVSGQFADGQATAIVGPNGAGKSTILKAMIGAQRADAGRVDLGGLSPARIAYLPQAAQIDRSLPVSVLDTVLMGAWHRMGAFGAARSSDWRAAQLALDAVGLGEFAQRPVSALSAGQFQRVLFARIVVQDAPLILLDEPFTAIDARTTHDLLHLIERWQHEQRTVIAVLHDFTQVRQYFPYTLLLSREVIGWGPTAEVLTEANLQRASANVAHWHEQAPVCRVDDTMPGSAPAEKTR
- a CDS encoding metal ABC transporter substrate-binding protein, which codes for MQKPLIPLLLALLSTPALADKLPVLASFSIMADLVQEVGGERVTVSSLVGPDQDAHVFQPAPQDVKKLAAAKVFVVNGLGFEGWLNRLSKSSGFKGQTVVASQGVKPLVMVDDDHDHGHDHGHASQDPHAWHNPQNVKLYVRNISAALTQADPAGKDYYSQRAQTYSQQLEQLDNDARQRFAAIPASQRKVLTSHDAFAYLAQRYQIRFLSPQGVSTEAEASAKGVAKLVRQVKSEKIRAVFMENMSDKRLLEQLSREAGVQIGGKLYADALSPANGPAASYVQLFKHNVDGLWGAMK
- a CDS encoding GTP-binding protein encodes the protein MPRVPVNLLTGFLGTGKTTALLHLLAHKPADEIWAVIVNEFGEIGIDGAVLSQGGAEVREIAGGCLCCATGPQLPITLAKLIREKHPQRVLIEASGLAHASNVVDELRRAPLGEALDVQASITLVDPRQFIDPNYRRHPIYRDQVELADVLVASKGDVCDDATLAEFQQQAEALFPPKTRIAAVAHGAIDPAWLTLPARPAARYRPRLPPAESGMSSAGWTFEPGVCFDLERIGTLLRTLPEHVPGLVRAKAVLRMGPHTWLWFNWVAGGEWAATEVAWRRDSRFELIAPAGEWASAVEAALGQAIASVMA
- a CDS encoding metal ABC transporter permease translates to MNELYTLLVQPFVEFGFMRRALVGCLALALGCGPIGLFLVMRRMSLMGDALSHAVLPGAAVGFIFAGLSLPAMGLGGFIAGISVALIAGLVSRFTSVREDASFAAFYLLALSLGVLLVSKYGSNVDLIHLLFGTVLAVDDAALLLVASIATLTLLTLAVIYRPLLLESYDPAFLQSVGVSGGVYHLIFLVLVVLNLVAGFQALGTLMAVGLMMLPAITARLWAQTVGGMLITAITLALGSGLGGLLCSYHFDLPSGPAIILFAGTLYLLSLLLAPAGGVLPKLIRQRHLAH